In the Verrucomicrobiia bacterium genome, one interval contains:
- the thiE gene encoding thiamine phosphate synthase — protein MKPLAECRLYGFVDTAYLRGRKPAEVARELCQGGCDILQLRAKDCPPEVIRRMAVEVLPVTRDYGVPLVINDHPQIALEVGAEFCHLGQEDFFEAGHQQVAELVPAGASLQIGLSTHAPEQARRALAAGPAYIAIGPVFATGTKPTAKPVTLEYVRWAAAHVPIPWFAIGGITLENVAAVMAAGARRICVVSAILNAPDVAAACRAFRRALDFGSGAAGQA, from the coding sequence GTGAAGCCGCTTGCCGAGTGCCGGTTGTACGGGTTTGTGGACACCGCCTACCTGCGGGGACGCAAGCCCGCCGAGGTGGCCCGGGAATTGTGTCAGGGGGGGTGCGACATCCTCCAGCTTCGGGCCAAGGATTGTCCGCCGGAGGTGATCCGGCGGATGGCGGTGGAAGTCCTGCCGGTTACCCGGGATTACGGGGTGCCGCTGGTCATCAATGATCACCCGCAAATCGCCCTGGAGGTGGGCGCGGAGTTCTGCCATCTGGGACAGGAGGATTTTTTTGAGGCGGGCCATCAGCAGGTGGCCGAGCTGGTGCCGGCGGGCGCATCCCTTCAGATCGGCCTTAGCACCCACGCCCCCGAGCAGGCCCGCCGGGCGCTGGCCGCCGGACCGGCTTATATAGCGATTGGGCCGGTTTTTGCCACCGGCACCAAACCCACCGCCAAACCGGTGACGCTGGAATATGTCCGCTGGGCGGCGGCCCATGTGCCGATTCCTTGGTTTGCCATCGGGGGCATCACCCTGGAGAATGTGGCGGCCGTGATGGCCGCGGGTGCCCGGAGGATTTGCGTGGTTTCGGCCATCTTGAATGCGCCCGACGTGGCCGCCGCCTGCCGGGCTTTTCGTCGTGCCCTGGACTTTGGCTCAGGTGCTGCCGGTCAGGCGTAA
- a CDS encoding DUF2752 domain-containing protein, with the protein MSSVEPPPLLTPPPETAQPAPAEPLPARKPARWAAALALLLAVGGLAVLYFVNPEGSRLYPKCFLYQTTGLQCPGCGGLRAGHALLHGDLAAAWRLNPLLVVLSPLLAYVVLREFMRAAFGRDWPTPFRRPWTLWALLAVLLFYMVWRNLPWFLRLTGST; encoded by the coding sequence ATGTCGTCCGTTGAGCCGCCCCCGCTGCTGACGCCCCCGCCGGAAACCGCACAGCCAGCGCCCGCTGAACCGCTCCCGGCACGAAAACCGGCCCGTTGGGCCGCGGCTCTGGCCCTCCTCCTCGCCGTGGGCGGGCTGGCAGTGTTGTATTTTGTAAATCCGGAAGGAAGCCGCCTCTACCCCAAATGTTTCCTCTACCAAACCACCGGCCTCCAATGCCCGGGTTGTGGCGGGTTGCGGGCCGGCCATGCGTTGCTGCATGGGGACCTGGCCGCCGCCTGGCGGCTCAACCCCCTGCTGGTGGTGCTCTCCCCCCTGCTGGCGTACGTCGTGCTGCGGGAATTCATGCGGGCGGCCTTCGGACGCGACTGGCCCACCCCCTTCCGGCGGCCTTGGACGCTCTGGGCGCTGCTGGCCGTGCTGCTCTTCTACATGGTCTGGCGCAACCTGCCCTGGTTCTTACGCCTGACCGGCAGCACCTGA
- a CDS encoding DUF4339 domain-containing protein — protein sequence MYRVIGGDGREYGPASVQEVRQWLAQGRLHVQSLVRSEAEPTWRPLHTFPELTPPPPAALGAVSHPPTSNPMALWGFVFGLLSLLGSCLCCCACPVNLLAILFSTLGLAQASRERDTHSQTLAVVGLILGILSLVESVVATLVAALSNALIHVVR from the coding sequence ATGTATAGGGTAATCGGCGGCGACGGCCGGGAATACGGCCCGGCCAGCGTGCAGGAGGTCCGCCAATGGCTGGCCCAGGGACGGCTGCATGTCCAGTCCTTGGTCCGAAGCGAAGCGGAGCCCACCTGGCGTCCCCTGCATACCTTCCCCGAATTGACCCCTCCACCCCCCGCGGCGCTTGGGGCCGTCAGCCATCCCCCCACCTCCAACCCCATGGCCCTGTGGGGCTTTGTCTTCGGCCTGCTCTCGCTCTTGGGCTCCTGCCTCTGTTGTTGCGCCTGCCCCGTCAACCTTCTGGCCATCCTTTTCTCCACCTTGGGCCTGGCTCAGGCCAGCCGCGAGCGGGATACCCACAGCCAGACGCTGGCGGTGGTGGGGCTGATCCTGGGGATTTTAAGTTTGGTTGAGTCCGTGGTGGCCACCCTCGTGGCCGCCCTCTCCAATGCCTTGATCCATGTCGTCCGTTGA